Within Nitrospirota bacterium, the genomic segment GCGGGCCGTTGCCGGTCAGGGTCGCGCCGCGCACCGGCTCGACCACGCGGCCGTTTTCGATCAGGTATCCTTCGCTCACCTCGAAAACAAAATCTCCGTTCACCGTGTTTACCTGGCCGCCGCCCATTTTTTTGACAAAGAGCCCCCGCGGCGTCGACCGGAGGATCTCGTCCGGGTCGCTCCCGCCGGACACGATCATGGTGTTCGTCATCCGCGGGATGGGGCGGTGTTTATAGGATTCGCGTCTTCCGTTGCCAGTTGAGGAAACACCATCCTTCAGCGCCGTGAGACGGTCGTACAGAAACGTCTTCAGGATGCCCCGGTCAACCAGGAGCGTCCTCTCCGCATCAGATCCTTCGTCATCGAACCGGAAGGAGCCCCGCCTGCCTGCCAGGGTCGCGTCATCCACGACCGTGACAAGGGGTGACGCTATGCGCTGCCCGATCCTGCCCGAATAAACGGAGAGGCCGGACTGGGCGAGATCCGCTTCGAGACCATGCCCCACGGCCTCATGAATCATCGTGCCGCCCGCTTCCGACGAGAGCACGACCGTCATCTTGCCTGCCGGCGCCCTGCGTGCGGCAAGCATGATGATTGCGCGCCTCGCGGCCGTCTCTGCGGCCTGTTCCAAGGGGTAGGCATCCAGCAGCTCAAGGCCGGCTGAACCACCGACCGGCTCGTATCCGGTCTGGACCACGTCTCCGTCGGCCGCCACCACCTGGACGAACGCCGTGAGATACAGCCGGTCGTCCTCAACAAGGGCTCCGCCGGAATTGGCCACCAGCACGCGCTGGCGGCTCTCGCGGTACACCACCATTGCCTGCCTGATGCGCGGATCAACGGCCCGTGCGGCCTTGTTGGCCCGGAGCAGCATCGCGATTTTTTCAGCGACCGTGACCGCTTCCGGCGGTTTCCTGACTGGAAGGTCCACGCGGGGCTTCTTCCGCGACAGGCTGATCTCATGGCCGTCTGCGCCATCCTCGGCGGCCTGCCGGACAGCATCGGCGGTCGCCAGCAGGGCGTTCGTGTTCAGTTCGTTGGTGTAAGCGTAGGCCGTGCGCTGGCCGAAGATCAGCCGAACACCCGCACCCGCATCAATGCCCGACATCACCTTTTCGATCCTGCCGTCCTCGCATGCAATTGACAGCGGCGTCGTTTGCTCAACATACAGATCCGCGTATGTGCCGCCGCGGCTCAATGCCTTCTTCAGAACCGCAGCATAATCAATGTCCTCGAACATAAGCCCCTCTCTGCGAACCCGGAACCATGGCACCCTGAACCGGCAACGAAAACTCGGCCTATGATACTCCCGGATAGATCGATTTTCAACTTTTATTTTAATTTACACTTTTTTTTGGACAGTACCGAAAATTCCGTCGTCCAGCGCCCCGCGCTTGGTCGAAACATGCAGTTTTCAGCCGAAGGGAATGTATCGACAAAGAAAAACCGGATTGAGCGGCGGCCAGCCGATCTCTCGGACGATGTTGGCATTGCCCGTCCCTCCGACCGGCCGCCGCTTTTCAGGCTTGACAAATTTTGAATTTAGGGCTACTATTTTTTTAAATTCAATTAATTTTTGTCTATTCCTCATCCGTTCAATGGAAACACTTATGGATCAAAAGAAAATCCTGATCGCAGACGACAATGAGAACATACGGGAAGCACTCACCTATCTTCTTGAAGATGAAGGCTATGCGCTGTCGCTCGCAAAGGATGGCGCAGAAACGCTG encodes:
- a CDS encoding TldD/PmbA family protein; this encodes MFEDIDYAAVLKKALSRGGTYADLYVEQTTPLSIACEDGRIEKVMSGIDAGAGVRLIFGQRTAYAYTNELNTNALLATADAVRQAAEDGADGHEISLSRKKPRVDLPVRKPPEAVTVAEKIAMLLRANKAARAVDPRIRQAMVVYRESRQRVLVANSGGALVEDDRLYLTAFVQVVAADGDVVQTGYEPVGGSAGLELLDAYPLEQAAETAARRAIIMLAARRAPAGKMTVVLSSEAGGTMIHEAVGHGLEADLAQSGLSVYSGRIGQRIASPLVTVVDDATLAGRRGSFRFDDEGSDAERTLLVDRGILKTFLYDRLTALKDGVSSTGNGRRESYKHRPIPRMTNTMIVSGGSDPDEILRSTPRGLFVKKMGGGQVNTVNGDFVFEVSEGYLIENGRVVEPVRGATLTGNGPQVLMSIDSVGTDLGFSIGTCGKDGQGSPVSDAQPTLRIPRITVGGVMG